One genomic segment of Arachis duranensis cultivar V14167 chromosome 4, aradu.V14167.gnm2.J7QH, whole genome shotgun sequence includes these proteins:
- the LOC107484302 gene encoding probable inactive dual specificity protein phosphatase-like At4g18593 produces MAESSISELQTTTKPQVLYRCKKCRRIVASKENIVTHERGEGESSFKWKKRSSQPWEVEKQPIDCTSVFVEPMKWMQAVQEGHVEEKLLCIGCNARLGYFNWAGMQCSCGAWVNPAFQLHKSKLDECYM; encoded by the exons atgGCTGAATCGAGTATCTCTGAGTTGCAAACTACAACCAAACCACAAGTCTTATACCGGTGTAAGAAATGTAGAAGAATTGTTGCTTCAAAGGAGAATATAGTTACTCATGAGCGTGGAGAAGGAGAATCAAGCTTCAAGTGGAAAAAGAGAAGCAGTCAACCCTGGGAAGTGGAAAAGCAACCAATTGATTGTACCTCAGTATTTGTTGAACCTATGAAGTGGATGCAAGCAG TGCAAGAAGGTCATGTAGAGGAGAAACTTCTTTGTATTGGATGTAATGCACGCTTGGGCTACTTCAACTGGGCTGGTATGCAATGCAGCTGCGGCGCTTGGGTTAACCCTGCATTTCAGCTTCATAAAAGCAAATTAGATGAGTGCTACATGTAA